The following coding sequences are from one Arthrobacter sp. 24S4-2 window:
- a CDS encoding FadR/GntR family transcriptional regulator has protein sequence MAKQAATQQISRVSRPRLYEQLVEQIMDFIESAQLGPGDTLPPERELAERLGVSRATLAQALVALEVLGVIDVQHGTGAVLVYRPNVPSVIKGLREHRSRLPEIVEARSTLEVKLAELAAARRSEVDMKAIDKALEAMADEVASGARGARGDELFHQAVTAAAHSAVLAQLMTFIAGMVLETRLESLGQPGRPEQSLASHRKIADAIRAKDSAAAAAAMLEHIDLVSDVALLKNA, from the coding sequence ATGGCAAAGCAGGCAGCAACCCAGCAGATTTCCCGCGTTTCGCGGCCCCGGCTCTATGAGCAGCTCGTGGAGCAGATCATGGACTTCATCGAGTCTGCCCAGCTGGGTCCCGGGGATACTTTGCCGCCGGAGCGCGAGCTTGCTGAGCGGCTGGGCGTTTCGCGCGCAACGTTGGCGCAGGCCTTAGTGGCCCTGGAGGTGCTCGGCGTGATCGACGTCCAGCACGGCACGGGTGCGGTGCTGGTCTACCGCCCCAATGTCCCGTCCGTAATCAAGGGCCTCCGAGAGCATCGCAGCAGGCTGCCCGAGATCGTTGAGGCGCGAAGCACGCTGGAGGTCAAGCTTGCCGAGCTGGCTGCGGCCCGGCGCAGCGAAGTGGATATGAAGGCCATTGACAAGGCGCTCGAGGCCATGGCGGACGAGGTCGCCTCAGGAGCCAGGGGGGCCCGCGGCGACGAGCTGTTTCACCAGGCCGTGACTGCCGCCGCGCATTCGGCAGTGCTGGCACAATTGATGACGTTCATTGCCGGCATGGTCCTGGAAACGCGCCTGGAGTCGCTCGGGCAGCCCGGGCGCCCGGAGCAGTCACTCGCGTCCCACCGCAAGATTGCCGACGCGATCCGGGCCAAGGATTCCGCGGCTGCCGCTGCAGCCATGCTGGAGCACATCGACCTTGTCTCCGATGTTGCCCTGCTGAAGAACGCCTAG
- a CDS encoding MarR family winged helix-turn-helix transcriptional regulator, translated as MDTSAEPRWLSTEERQAWLALVGVMMRLPSALDAQLQRDAGLSHFEYMVLAGLSEAPGRTRRMSDLAGFTEAGLPRLSQVVGRLEKRGWVKRSPDPSDGRITLATLTADGWEKVVQTAPGHVEAVRTLVFDPITKAQSRQLGNIGQRIMRAIDPQDRCLRSTD; from the coding sequence ATGGACACTTCCGCGGAACCGCGCTGGCTAAGCACTGAAGAACGCCAGGCCTGGTTGGCGCTCGTGGGGGTAATGATGCGGCTTCCCTCTGCACTGGACGCCCAGCTGCAGCGCGACGCCGGGCTGAGCCACTTTGAGTACATGGTGCTCGCGGGGCTCTCCGAAGCCCCGGGCCGCACGCGCCGGATGAGCGACCTGGCTGGTTTTACGGAAGCGGGACTCCCCCGCCTGTCCCAGGTCGTTGGCCGCCTCGAGAAGCGGGGGTGGGTGAAACGCTCGCCCGACCCCTCTGACGGCCGCATCACGCTGGCCACCCTCACCGCAGACGGCTGGGAGAAAGTGGTCCAAACGGCCCCGGGCCACGTCGAGGCAGTCCGCACGCTGGTCTTCGATCCGATCACCAAGGCGCAGTCCCGCCAGCTGGGCAATATCGGCCAGCGCATCATGCGGGCCATCGACCCGCAAGACCGGTGTCTCCGCAGCACAGACTAA